A single region of the Candidatus Moraniibacteriota bacterium genome encodes:
- the cysS gene encoding cysteine--tRNA ligase, giving the protein MLKLYNTLTKKKEIFNPIHPGKAGLYVCGPTVYDHCHLGHARGYTMMDVLRRYLEYSGFEVRHIMNYTDVGHLVADAEIGEDKVEKKAKTEKVDPMEIANRFIQSCQDDFRSLNIKPAHFNPRPTKYIAQIINFVQGLIKKGYAYEVNGSVYFSVEKFPDYGKLSGKKKENLIAGARVEVNPDKKNPLDFALWIKAPKEHILKWESPWGVGYPGWHIECSVMSYDLLGQDTFDIHGGGNENVFPHNENEIAQSEAFLGKPMANFWTLWNMVTVSGEKMGKSLGNFVYIKDALKKYDPMVVRLWILSSHYRSVTNYTEDALQQARVNLQRISDFVSILKTGFGGSTSKSASGLNLASYEKKFEEAMNDDLNTPVALAVLYELITEANKKIQDNKLGADEAKEYLNVWEKMNKVFGFVIKKEKIEIPGDIRKLAEERETARMDKDFQKADNIRKKIEEKGYLIEDVREGYKIKPKS; this is encoded by the coding sequence ATGCTAAAACTTTATAACACTTTAACGAAGAAAAAAGAGATTTTTAACCCTATCCATCCCGGCAAGGCCGGCCTTTATGTCTGCGGTCCGACGGTTTACGATCACTGCCATCTGGGGCACGCCCGCGGCTATACGATGATGGACGTGCTGCGCCGTTATCTGGAATATTCCGGATTTGAAGTGCGTCATATTATGAACTATACCGATGTGGGGCATTTAGTGGCGGACGCGGAAATTGGCGAAGATAAAGTTGAGAAGAAAGCCAAAACGGAAAAAGTTGATCCGATGGAAATCGCCAACCGCTTCATTCAGTCCTGCCAAGATGATTTTCGCTCTCTCAATATCAAGCCGGCTCATTTTAATCCCCGACCGACGAAATATATTGCCCAGATTATTAATTTTGTTCAGGGACTGATTAAAAAAGGATATGCTTATGAAGTAAACGGATCGGTTTATTTTTCGGTGGAGAAATTCCCCGATTACGGAAAGCTTTCCGGCAAGAAAAAGGAGAACCTTATTGCCGGCGCCCGCGTGGAAGTGAATCCCGACAAAAAAAATCCTTTGGATTTTGCCCTTTGGATAAAAGCGCCCAAAGAGCACATTTTAAAATGGGAAAGTCCCTGGGGGGTGGGATATCCCGGCTGGCATATTGAGTGTTCGGTGATGTCTTATGATCTTCTCGGCCAGGATACTTTTGACATTCACGGCGGCGGAAATGAAAACGTTTTCCCTCACAATGAAAATGAAATTGCCCAGAGCGAGGCCTTCTTGGGAAAACCAATGGCCAATTTTTGGACGCTCTGGAATATGGTGACGGTGAGCGGCGAGAAAATGGGAAAGTCCCTAGGAAATTTTGTCTATATTAAAGACGCCCTCAAAAAATACGATCCGATGGTGGTACGACTTTGGATTTTGAGTTCCCATTACCGGAGTGTCACAAACTATACTGAAGATGCTCTTCAACAAGCCAGAGTAAACCTACAGAGAATTTCCGACTTTGTTTCCATCCTGAAAACCGGATTTGGAGGTTCAACCTCCAAATCGGCTTCCGGTCTTAATTTGGCTTCATATGAAAAAAAGTTTGAGGAGGCGATGAATGATGACTTAAACACCCCGGTGGCTCTGGCGGTTTTATACGAGCTGATAACAGAAGCTAACAAAAAAATTCAAGATAATAAGTTAGGAGCTGATGAAGCTAAGGAATATCTTAATGTTTGGGAAAAAATGAATAAAGTTTTTGGTTTTGTCATTAAAAAAGAGAAAATTGAAATTCCTGGAGATATTAGAAAACTTGCCGAGGAAAGAGAAACTGCTAGAATGGATAAAGATTTCCAGAAAGCTGATAATATAAGGAAAAAAATTGAAGAAAAAGGATATTTAATAGAAGACGTAAGAGAGGGATATAAAATAAAACCAAAAAGCTAA